A single region of the Variovorax paradoxus genome encodes:
- the pdeM gene encoding ligase-associated DNA damage response endonuclease PdeM: MTSPQLSASALPVRWAGEWVHLLPERAIWWPEGRVLFIADLHIGKAATYRALGQPVPGGTTQQNLARLDVLIAAHAPQRIVFLGDFLHAAQARTPQVLAALADWRATHGAVRMTLVRGNHDSRAGDPPAALDIEVVDEPCLLGPFACCHHPQLHATHFVLAGHLHPVCRLYGPGRDSVRLPCFMSDAGQAVLPAFGEFTGGWLVERAPGRRFYAVGGEAVWVLPAPD; the protein is encoded by the coding sequence GTGACTTCCCCGCAACTTTCCGCATCGGCCCTGCCGGTCCGATGGGCCGGCGAGTGGGTTCATCTGCTGCCCGAACGCGCCATCTGGTGGCCCGAAGGCCGTGTGCTGTTCATCGCCGACCTGCATATCGGCAAGGCTGCGACCTACCGCGCGTTGGGGCAGCCGGTGCCGGGCGGCACCACGCAGCAGAACCTGGCGCGGCTCGATGTGCTGATTGCGGCCCATGCGCCGCAACGCATCGTGTTTCTCGGTGACTTCCTGCATGCGGCCCAGGCTCGCACGCCGCAGGTGCTGGCCGCGCTCGCCGACTGGCGCGCCACGCACGGGGCCGTCCGCATGACGCTGGTGCGGGGCAACCACGACAGCCGCGCGGGCGACCCGCCTGCGGCCCTGGACATCGAGGTGGTCGACGAGCCCTGTCTGCTCGGCCCCTTCGCCTGCTGCCACCACCCGCAACTGCATGCGACGCACTTTGTGCTCGCCGGGCACCTGCATCCGGTGTGCAGGCTTTATGGCCCGGGGCGCGACAGCGTGCGGCTGCCGTGTTTCATGAGCGATGCAGGGCAAGCCGTGCTGCCGGCCTTCGGCGAGTTCACTGGGGGGTGGCTGGTGGAGCGCGCGCCCGGGCGGCGCTTCTACGCGGTGGGCGGTGAAGCCGTGTGGGTGCTGCCCGCCCCGGATTGA
- the trxC gene encoding thioredoxin TrxC → MTETPSLHIVCPHCHTTNRVRAAQLGSAPDCGSCHRPLFAGHSTALPDEKTFDRHIARNEIPVLVDFWAPWCGPCRQMAPAYEQAAAQLEPRVRLAKVDTEAVPTLGARFNIRSIPTLALFRGGREVARQAGAMGAADIVRWVKANGAG, encoded by the coding sequence ATGACCGAAACGCCATCGCTGCACATCGTCTGTCCGCACTGCCACACGACCAACCGCGTGCGCGCGGCACAGCTGGGCAGCGCGCCCGATTGCGGCAGTTGCCACCGCCCGCTGTTCGCCGGCCATTCGACTGCGCTGCCGGACGAAAAGACCTTCGACCGCCACATTGCACGCAATGAAATTCCGGTGCTGGTGGACTTCTGGGCGCCGTGGTGCGGCCCGTGCCGCCAGATGGCCCCGGCCTACGAACAGGCCGCGGCCCAGTTGGAACCGCGGGTGCGGCTGGCCAAGGTCGATACGGAGGCCGTGCCCACGCTGGGCGCGCGCTTCAACATCCGCAGCATTCCGACGCTGGCGCTGTTTCGCGGCGGCCGCGAGGTGGCGCGGCAGGCCGGTGCCATGGGCGCAGCGGACATCGTGCGCTGGGTCAAGGCGAACGGCGCCGGCTGA